The DNA segment GTAGTTGTGACCATATAGTACTGGGTTGGGGCACATACCTGTCTGTAGTAGTCTTCATGCAACTGATTGTATTTTGCCTACTGTTCTGTGTGCCTCTGGATACTTTAGCCTGCCCAATCAATAGTGACCCATGATCTGTCTATAAGTCACTATACGGTCACTGCCGGTTCTTCGGGGAGAGGGCCGCTCTGGTGTGTTTCTTACGCAAGCTCGGCCGGTTAATTCTCGAGCTAGGTTGTTGGCATCCTCGTTGCCGGGTAGGGCTGTGTGAGTGGTGCGCATATTAATTGTACACTTCTGAGCCTTGCTACGCTAAATTCCTTCATGATCAGAAAGCTTCGGTTACTTACCGATGTGCGCTTGAGGATTTTCGTAATCAATCCGCTCGTACAGCAGCTCACAGGTGTTGACCGTCAGGCCAGCAGAATGAAGGACGTCACGCATGTAGGACAGTCTGGCGTTGTCGTCCTCCAAGTCATGGCTCTTGGGCGTGAACTCATCGAACACCTTCAAAGGCAGAGGTAACGTTGCTCTACCTTTGTAAAGGGCCACTAGAACTGATCGTTAAAAACCGCAGTGTGCCTTTTACGCTAAGATCTCGTTCAGCGTGATTCAGGAGACATTTTTTCGCCAGTTCTATCTAGAAATGGCAATAAAAAGCCACGGGCAATGACCTGCTGGTCATTTGATCCCTCTGCTCACCCAAACTGTCTCCAGTTAACTTCAGACTGTACACTTGCTACTCACGGCCACATTATTAAAGGCACTACCACGTTCACCGGGACGATCGACGCACGGGGTTTTGTCAGCAATGGggaagaaaagctttttttttctctctcataaTGCCGGCAGCCACTAATAAACTTGTGCATGTCGTCTTATCCGCTGAGTCAAATTCTTTTATTTTAATGAAAAACGCGGCATGACTTGGTGCGCCCTAAAGTGAAATTTTATTGCTATGTAGTAACGGGGACTCATTAGGAAATATGCAAAGGGCTCTAGCCCGTATCTTTGGGCTCGTAGGAATTTAAAAGTATGTACAGAGCGAGGAGAAGAAAAACAGAGTAAAGGGTGAGACAAGACTTAGCGCTGACTAAGTAAGAACTGGTGAATTACTTCGACGATGAAGTATCAGCTGCTGAAAACAAAGTGTTCTTTGTAGATCGATTTGATGTTTTGGGGTGTGTGTATCTGGCCTCTTTCACCTCGGAAAATTGGACTACTTCAAGCCTTCTAGGGTAGCTAGGGCAATGGCAAAGATGTCAAACGAAGCTCCGAACGAAGACGACGCACCAGGTTAGCGTGGAGCAATAATAGTGCGTAATTAGCGCAAAAAGGGCGAAATGAAACCTAGATGAGTTGGCCAAAGCAGTGCAGGTCTAAAACCGGCACCGCAGTGTGGCATTACTCAACGAAAAACGTGGACCGATCttggagatagtgcagtctaaaaacgTACGCCTATTTCGAAGGTTGTAAAGTCTAAGCATAAGACCACATGGTATTGCGTTGCGCCCAGAAAAACCTTGTGTTTCTTCAATGTCAACTTGACTTTTTTATCAATGCTCTGTCCTATCTCAATCCTTGCTCCGTTTCTTCGTCTGCTCACTTCATTCGTGCGATGGCCAGCTACCATCGTGACTTTCTTGTCCTGAAGTCTGCGGCCACTTAGAATGAAATCATGTAACTTATCTAATTTTTGACACGTTTATAGGCAGCCCATCATAATTTGTGAGTGAATGTGATATCATTATAATATGAAATGGCAATACAATGAAATAGAATGGTAGTATATTAGGCCGTTCACAAAAACATCTAGGGGCAGTAGGAGTGTCATTCCGCTTTGCCTACCAGGGACCCAGGCCCATTAAACTCACCCACGTACAGCCAAAATAAACAATACAACGTTCACATTACGCGATTCGACTCACGTTTGAGAACTTTTTCCAATTATCGAGCTGCGCCATCTTCCTCCACAACGCCCTCGTGGGTGACACTGCGGGAAAAACCATGAGACACTCGCCGGCGGGCGTCATCAGTCGAGACACGTTCTTCATGGCCTGCTCCTGGTCCTTGAGCCAGTTGAGGCAAAAGAAAGAGTAGACGCGGTCGAATCTTCCATACTTTTTGATGAATTCACCGACGTCATCGCCGACATTGAGGTGATCATACTGGATCTTAGGGTGCGCGCTGTTTTCGCGAGCGTACGAGAGCATCTCTTCCGAGGCGTCTACCGCGACTAGCCTTCGACAGGGCGGACATCTCGGCAGTAGCCAGTCCCGAGTGAAGTCTCCCGTACCACAGCCGATGTCCAAGAATTGCTGGCTCTCGGTGTTAGCCGGTATAAAAGCAACGTGAAGGAAGTCCACAGCCTTGAGGTTGATAATACGCTGCAACTCGTCGTTATTAGCGTATGACTGCGAATTGTATCTGAGGTTTCCAGACATATTGGTAGTCATATTGGCTGGCTAGAAAGGGTGAAAAACAGTGCCCACTGGAGAACTTTGCGCGAAGATTTTTCAGATTTCTCAATGTGGCATCCGCGTGTTGGCAGCGAGCTTCCGGTTCTTGGTGCCTGCAATAAGAATTCGGTTTTCAGAGTTAGGTTTTGGAAACCTGTTGCAGAACAGGTCGCATTTAGTTTCGGCGCAGCAAATATGGAATGCTCTACAAACTATGCTCGCTGATAACCTTAAAAACGAAAATTGAGAGTCTGACGTCCCAAACTACCACAGTGTGTTATGAGGGATGTTCCAGTGGAGGTCTTCAGAATAAATTTGGCCCACTGGGTTTCCGTAACCTGCAATGTACGTTACGCCATATTACACCACGTTACGCTGTTACGCACGTTATGTCATAGCCGCTGATCTACCGTGGCGTGTGAATGCCTATAAATTCAGTACAAGGTTCGCCCATGAAACCGCACTGCATCTGCGCTGTGTGCTTCCGCGCCATAAAACATTTCCCAAGGGACGTGGACATCGAAACAACTTCGTCTACGCAATGATGGCGCAGTTGTGAGCCGGCGCAGCGGGCTCATGCATTTGTGCAAATTCTGTTTAATTTTTACAGCGGTGTACTTGCTACTACATTCATCGGCTGTCCGTGGGTGAGAGATACCATCTTCAATGTGAAACTCGAGACTTTAACCACTTCAAATGGCCTCACGCGCCATCTACTCCAGATGCAAGGTGCCAGAGGAGGCGCAAAGCGCTACTGGATCAATTACGCACAGGAACGTTAAACCGTATTTGTAGAGCCTCGCTAGGACCTGTAGCTGTCAGGTAAACTCAAATCACTTTCTTTGCCTGCTGTGGAAGAGAGGGTACACCCATGATCAAAAATATATGCATCAGGGCTTGTGCGAAAAAGCCGATTCCCTCGATGAATTGACGTATAAGTTCGAACTGAAGACTGTAGTTGCAACTTGGCATTCCCAACATCTCAGCCAATTCTCTAGTTTTGTGACATTTGGTTAGTTGCTAAGAAATTCAGTTATTTAACAGAAGCCTTAGTAAGCATCGCGGGTGTACATCTCTGGACCGAGAATGAAACGGATGAAAATGTgtgcgttttctttatttttctatgCCGGCCTGCGAATACGTGCTCACGATTATGGTTTTTGTGTTCTTAACCTTTCAGCGCGCCTGAAACATGAATGATTCATTTGTACAGTCAGTTCAAGTTGCATGTCTTCTCTTGAGAAAAGTGGTCCACTCAAGAATAGGGGCCCGGGCGAAAGGATATAGCAGGAGGAAGGAATGCATTCACATATTGTGCAATTCTGCCGAATAAatagacaaacaaacaaaaataaataaataaatgaattttTTCAGATCCCACCAACTGTGAAAATTGATATCCTGCAAAGCGTATGGCTGAAACCACAAACAAtcctatccagcattgtttgtgGTTCCAGCCAAACGCTTCGCAGGACATTGATTTCCACAGTTCGTGCGGAAAAAACAatgctatccagcattgtttgtgGTTCCGCAAAGCGTTGCCAGGTGGACCGACGCGTTCGTGTAAATCCAGTAGCTGTGTGTGTAACAGAAGCGTAAGAATGTGTTACGACAGGAGCAAGATGACGACCACGTTGGTGTCGATTGCGCGACGGCAGCAGTCTCAGTTCTACAGGGGCCGTTCGACACGAACTTATATACCATGACGATTACTGGGTTGCGCATATCTACTGAACGGGCTTAAGCTAGGTAAACATGGATTCTGACGTGATCTGCGACTAAATGCTCTACAATCGTACGTACCTATGTCCACGCCATGAGAACTATGTTAAAACGAGGGAGGTATTTGCACGCCGCCGCAGAAATGCTAAATCTTATTCAAACTGAGTCAATCAGTGAAGGTGGTAcaacgtcgcacagtttctacaTAAAGTGAGCTGCTACAAGTGTTGTACTGTGGAAGGTGGGTCGATCCGAACACAAATGAAGCATAACACAGCCCCCTGACGCGCGAGCTGAAACGAGCAAAGGACACGAGAAAGTGGTATGGGACGCACGCGCTAAATATTTCAAAGAGCTGGCAGAGATTAGAATGATAGAAGTACGCGTGTGATCTTATACTTCTCTTGTTACAAGCCCAGCCAGCTCTTGCAGACTTTTTGGCGCGTGCAGAGTATGTGAGAAGTCTTGGcctaattaataaataaaaagccGAAATTGGGGCCTAATGGTTAGAGAACTGGACTGCTGTTTCGACGGCAGAGGCTCGATTCGAACATTGgttacatatatattttatttttattaaaacGAGGCGAAATGGGAACCTACTTGCCTACCTACCGCAATGTCCCTAGAATAAGGCAAGGAATGCTTCCTATAATTAAATCAATAGAAGCGACTATGTAAACCTTTTCTGCAGATTCCGCTGTGCTGGTGGAGATTACGGAGAACAATAAAGCACCGCTTTGCATCGTGTTGGCCGGAAAACAGTGTGATGGCGTCAAGAAATTAGTGCATACACCCCTATAGGTGCTGTGAGCCTTGAGAGAAAGATTTAGCACGGGAGCTTCTACCTAATTAGATACATGGGAACACAGAAATAGTGTTTATTGGCTACCACTATACAGGCTTTGATTTTGTTTGCCACACTTAAAGAGGGAGTAAAAAATATGAAAACTGTAGGAAGCACATTTCTTTTGATGCAATAAATATTGTCAGATAACATTCTCACAATCGCAAACTTTCAAAAAATTCAAGGATCAAGATCACAAATCTGGAACGCAGTAACCAAACACGGTGCAAGAATTCCGTAAGCTGTGCCTAATTATGCACTTAAAAAGTGGTTGAAATTGACGTATTCAGCCCTGCTATCTAATTTACTTGTCGTTTGCAAAAACCCTCTAATCATAGTCACAATTTACTACATTTGTCCGTATTAGATACTCCAATAGAAGCAGCCCAAAGAACTGCGATATGTATTTTTGCTTCAGAGTTAATGATATGTAAATTTCCTGATTCTATTCTTTGGAATCCTACTGACACGGATAAATTTTTATAAAACTTTCTAGATCTTAAATTTTGGTTCATAGTGTTGCTagaactttttctttctctctccgatgcaacaaatttcattcaaatcccTCAGTCgcttttctcatgaaagcatttctgaGTTTTACATTTGTTTGGCCGGAAAATCGGTGTTGACCCACACCTAAAGCTTCTTCGTAACAAAGCTAAGCACGCTTGATCGTTTCCACCGAGGCCACGTGGCCTGTGCACGTCGCCAGATTAAAGGGGCTCATCCTCGAAGCTTGCATCACACCATTACCCACCGTGGTGGAGTATCGGCTTTGGTGCTGTACTGTTAAACCAGAGAGTGC comes from the Dermacentor silvarum isolate Dsil-2018 chromosome 9, BIME_Dsil_1.4, whole genome shotgun sequence genome and includes:
- the LOC119463828 gene encoding juvenile hormone acid O-methyltransferase produces the protein MTTNMSGNLRYNSQSYANNDELQRIINLKAVDFLHVAFIPANTESQQFLDIGCGTGDFTRDWLLPRCPPCRRLVAVDASEEMLSYARENSAHPKIQYDHLNVGDDVGEFIKKYGRFDRVYSFFCLNWLKDQEQAMKNVSRLMTPAGECLMVFPAVSPTRALWRKMAQLDNWKKFSNVFDEFTPKSHDLEDDNARLSYMRDVLHSAGLTVNTCELLYERIDYENPQAHIDIQLSVNPVVTTLSPHEYALLRKDVTNEVLKWKSDDDFSARPCLYLVHARKRKE